The following are encoded in a window of Cygnus olor isolate bCygOlo1 chromosome 21, bCygOlo1.pri.v2, whole genome shotgun sequence genomic DNA:
- the PDPN gene encoding podoplanin isoform X5 yields MFIKVQFFIFILGSVPFIALAEEASAILEGEESATIDFKDRNDTEFEELPTLFGQLMTTESAFALPEDSDNSTDYEVNTESVDGGLGGEKPEKTEKGGLETIALVGIIIGIIVAVGILAGIIIAVVRKMSGRP; encoded by the exons ATGTTTATTAAAGTTCAATTCTTCATCTTCATTCTAGGGAGTGTGCCTTTCATAGCGCTTGCTgaagaag CAAGTGCAATTCtagaaggagaagaaagtgcAACAATtgatttcaaagacagaaatgacaCAGAGTTTGAAGAATTACCAACCCTG TTTGGACAACTAATGACCACAGAAAGTGCATTTGCCCTGCCTGAAGACAGTGACAATTCTACGGACTATGAAGTTAACACTGAAAGTGttgatg GTGGACTGGGTGGGGAGAAACcagagaaaactgagaaag gtGGTCTGGAAACTATTGCACTTGTTGGAATAATTATTGGAATCATAGTAGCCGTTGGAATCCTTGCAGGAATCATAATCGCTGTTGTAAGGAAGATGTCAGGCAG gcCCTGA
- the PDPN gene encoding podoplanin isoform X2 — MFIKVQFFIFILGSVPFIALAEEASAILEGEESATIDFKDRNDTEFEELPTLLPTSLHSVTNLLQFGQLMTTESAFALPEDSDNSTDYEVNTESVDGGLGGEKPEKTEKGGLETIALVGIIIGIIVAVGILAGIIIAVVRKMSGPENS, encoded by the exons ATGTTTATTAAAGTTCAATTCTTCATCTTCATTCTAGGGAGTGTGCCTTTCATAGCGCTTGCTgaagaag CAAGTGCAATTCtagaaggagaagaaagtgcAACAATtgatttcaaagacagaaatgacaCAGAGTTTGAAGAATTACCAACCCTG CTGCCCACAAGTCTACACAGTGTAACAAATCTCTTGCAGTTTGGACAACTAATGACCACAGAAAGTGCATTTGCCCTGCCTGAAGACAGTGACAATTCTACGGACTATGAAGTTAACACTGAAAGTGttgatg GTGGACTGGGTGGGGAGAAACcagagaaaactgagaaag gtGGTCTGGAAACTATTGCACTTGTTGGAATAATTATTGGAATCATAGTAGCCGTTGGAATCCTTGCAGGAATCATAATCGCTGTTGTAAGGAAGATGTCAG gcCCTGAAAATAGTTGA
- the PDPN gene encoding podoplanin isoform X3 — MFIKVQFFIFILGSVPFIALAEEASAILEGEESATIDFKDRNDTEFEELPTLLPTSLHSVTNLLQFGQLMTTESAFALPEDSDNSTDYEVNTESVDGGLGGEKPEKTEKGGLETIALVGIIIGIIVAVGILAGIIIAVVRKMSGRP, encoded by the exons ATGTTTATTAAAGTTCAATTCTTCATCTTCATTCTAGGGAGTGTGCCTTTCATAGCGCTTGCTgaagaag CAAGTGCAATTCtagaaggagaagaaagtgcAACAATtgatttcaaagacagaaatgacaCAGAGTTTGAAGAATTACCAACCCTG CTGCCCACAAGTCTACACAGTGTAACAAATCTCTTGCAGTTTGGACAACTAATGACCACAGAAAGTGCATTTGCCCTGCCTGAAGACAGTGACAATTCTACGGACTATGAAGTTAACACTGAAAGTGttgatg GTGGACTGGGTGGGGAGAAACcagagaaaactgagaaag gtGGTCTGGAAACTATTGCACTTGTTGGAATAATTATTGGAATCATAGTAGCCGTTGGAATCCTTGCAGGAATCATAATCGCTGTTGTAAGGAAGATGTCAGGCAG gcCCTGA
- the PDPN gene encoding podoplanin isoform X1 produces the protein MFIKVQFFIFILGSVPFIALAEEASAILEGEESATIDFKDRNDTEFEELPTLLPTSLHSVTNLLQFGQLMTTESAFALPEDSDNSTDYEVNTESVDGGLGGEKPEKTEKGGLETIALVGIIIGIIVAVGILAGIIIAVVRKMSGRYSP, from the exons ATGTTTATTAAAGTTCAATTCTTCATCTTCATTCTAGGGAGTGTGCCTTTCATAGCGCTTGCTgaagaag CAAGTGCAATTCtagaaggagaagaaagtgcAACAATtgatttcaaagacagaaatgacaCAGAGTTTGAAGAATTACCAACCCTG CTGCCCACAAGTCTACACAGTGTAACAAATCTCTTGCAGTTTGGACAACTAATGACCACAGAAAGTGCATTTGCCCTGCCTGAAGACAGTGACAATTCTACGGACTATGAAGTTAACACTGAAAGTGttgatg GTGGACTGGGTGGGGAGAAACcagagaaaactgagaaag gtGGTCTGGAAACTATTGCACTTGTTGGAATAATTATTGGAATCATAGTAGCCGTTGGAATCCTTGCAGGAATCATAATCGCTGTTGTAAGGAAGATGTCAGGCAGGTACTC gcCCTGA
- the PDPN gene encoding podoplanin isoform X4, with amino-acid sequence MFIKVQFFIFILGSVPFIALAEEASAILEGEESATIDFKDRNDTEFEELPTLFGQLMTTESAFALPEDSDNSTDYEVNTESVDGGLGGEKPEKTEKGGLETIALVGIIIGIIVAVGILAGIIIAVVRKMSGRYSP; translated from the exons ATGTTTATTAAAGTTCAATTCTTCATCTTCATTCTAGGGAGTGTGCCTTTCATAGCGCTTGCTgaagaag CAAGTGCAATTCtagaaggagaagaaagtgcAACAATtgatttcaaagacagaaatgacaCAGAGTTTGAAGAATTACCAACCCTG TTTGGACAACTAATGACCACAGAAAGTGCATTTGCCCTGCCTGAAGACAGTGACAATTCTACGGACTATGAAGTTAACACTGAAAGTGttgatg GTGGACTGGGTGGGGAGAAACcagagaaaactgagaaag gtGGTCTGGAAACTATTGCACTTGTTGGAATAATTATTGGAATCATAGTAGCCGTTGGAATCCTTGCAGGAATCATAATCGCTGTTGTAAGGAAGATGTCAGGCAGGTACTC gcCCTGA